The sequence below is a genomic window from Streptomyces sp. B21-105.
AATTCCCCGAACGGGTGAATTCACAGGCGTGGTGGATTCATCGTGAAGCGTGCGGTGACTTCGGCGCAGACGTGGATGCGCTGGGGTTCGAGGTCGAGGGGTTCGGGGTCGGGGGACTCGATTTCCGTCGCGGCGCCGGAGAAGCGGACGGCGCTGCGGCCGAAGGCGGAGCGGGTGCGGGGGCGGGCGCTGCCGGTTGTGGTGTCGGTGAGTTCGAGGAGGGCGGCGAGGGTGGTGTCGAGTGCTTCGGCGTATTCCTTGGCGCGTCGGACGGCGTCGTGGACGGCGTGGCGGCGGGCGGTGCGGTGGACGGGAGAGGTGGGGCGCAGGGTCCAGGAGGGGCCGTCGACTCGGGTGAGGTCGAGGTCGGCGAGGCGGGTGGTGAGTTCGCCGAGGACGGTGAAGTCGGTGAGTTCGGCGGTGAGGTGGATGGTGCCGTGGTGGGTGTGGATGTGTTCGTCTCGGTCGTATGGGGTGAGTTCGGGTCTGAGGGTGAGTGTGCCGGTGGAGAGGTTTTCGACGGTGTCGCCGTAGGACTTGAGGAGGTCGAGGGCGGTGGTGTTGCGGTGGGTGAGGTCGTCGAGGGTGGTGCGGCGGTCGTGGCCTCGGGCGGTGAGGGTGACGGTGATGCGGGCGATTTCGGGGTCGACCTCGAGTTCGGCTTCGCCGCGGACGGTGAGGTGGGGGGTGTCGGGTGTGGCGTGGGGGTGGTGCTGTGGGGTGGTTGTGGTGGGTTGGGTGGGTGGGGAAGTCATACGTCCCAGGTTGTCATGTCTTCGTCGTTCGGGTGGGTGGGTGGATGTGTTCCGGTCATCAGATCGAAACCTCCGTGACCTGTTGCGGTCGGTAGTGGGCGGTGCAGAATCTACGCGCGTTGGTCTACGCGCGTCGTCCGCCATCCCCGAGGAGCACGAGTCATGTCGTTGAACCGCCGGAAGTTCCTGAAGAAGTCCGCCGTGACCGGGGCGGGGGTGGCGATCGCGGGAGCTGCGGCGGCTCCGTCGGCGCAGGCCGCGGTGGCGAAGCCGGGTAAGCCGGGCGAGCAGCCGAAGCGGTATGCGCTGACCGTGATGGGGACGACGGACCTGCACGGTCATGTCTTCAACTGGGACTACTTCAAGGACGCGGAGTACAAGGACGCGGCCGGTAACGCGCAGGGTCTGGCGCGGATCTCGACGCTGGTGAACCGGATCCGTGCGGAGAAGGGGCGTGAGAACACGCTGCTGCTGGACGCGGGTGACACGATCCAGGGCACTCCGCTGACGTACTACTACGCGAAGGTGGACCCGATCACCGCCAAGGGCGGTCCGGTGCATCCGATGGCGCAGGCGATGAACGCGATCGGGTACGACGCGGCGGCGCTGGGCAACCACGAGTTCAACTACGGCATCGAGACGCTGCGGAAGTTCGAGTCGCAGTTGCGGTTCCCGTTGCTGGGGGCGAACGCGGTGGACGCGAAGACGCTGCGGCCGGCGTTCCAGCCGTATGTGATCAAGACGTTCTGTGTGAAGGGTGCGCCGCCGGTGAAGGTGGCGGTGCTGGGCCTGACGAACCCGGGTATCGCGATCTGGGACAAGGCGTATGTGCAGGGGAAGCTGGCGTTCCCGGGTCTTGAGGAGCAGGCGGCGAAGTGGGTGCCGAGGCTGAAGTCGCTGGGTGCGGATGTGGTGATCGTGTCGGCGCACTCGGGTTCGTCGGGTACGTCGTCGTACGGTGACCAGCTGCCGTATGTGGAGAATTCGGCGGCGTTGGTGGCGCAGCAGGTGCCGGACATCGACGCGGTGCTGGTGGGTCACGCGCATGTGGAGATTCCGGAGCTGAGGGTCGTCAACGCGAAGACCGGGAAGACGGTCGTGCTGTCGGAGCCGTTGGCGTATGCGGAG
It includes:
- a CDS encoding SIMPL domain-containing protein — encoded protein: MTSPPTQPTTTTPQHHPHATPDTPHLTVRGEAELEVDPEIARITVTLTARGHDRRTTLDDLTHRNTTALDLLKSYGDTVENLSTGTLTLRPELTPYDRDEHIHTHHGTIHLTAELTDFTVLGELTTRLADLDLTRVDGPSWTLRPTSPVHRTARRHAVHDAVRRAKEYAEALDTTLAALLELTDTTTGSARPRTRSAFGRSAVRFSGAATEIESPDPEPLDLEPQRIHVCAEVTARFTMNPPRL
- a CDS encoding bifunctional metallophosphatase/5'-nucleotidase, whose amino-acid sequence is MSLNRRKFLKKSAVTGAGVAIAGAAAAPSAQAAVAKPGKPGEQPKRYALTVMGTTDLHGHVFNWDYFKDAEYKDAAGNAQGLARISTLVNRIRAEKGRENTLLLDAGDTIQGTPLTYYYAKVDPITAKGGPVHPMAQAMNAIGYDAAALGNHEFNYGIETLRKFESQLRFPLLGANAVDAKTLRPAFQPYVIKTFCVKGAPPVKVAVLGLTNPGIAIWDKAYVQGKLAFPGLEEQAAKWVPRLKSLGADVVIVSAHSGSSGTSSYGDQLPYVENSAALVAQQVPDIDAVLVGHAHVEIPELRVVNAKTGKTVVLSEPLAYAERLSVFDVELVFEKGRWSVESVSSKVLNSNSVADDPKITKLLGDEHAKVVAYVNQVVGSATETLTTVEARFKDAPIIDLITKVQEDVVKAALAGTSYASLPVIAQASPFSRTSEIPAGEVTIRDLSSLYVYDNTLVAKLMTGAQVRAYLEYSAEYFVQTAAGAVVDTEKLTNAAGRPDYNYDYVSGLAYDIDIAQAAGSRIRNLTYNGAALDDAQQFVLAVNNYRANGGGAFPHVASAQELWAESTEIRTRISEWVTAKGVLDPKDFASVDWKLTREGVPVF